In Candidatus Woesearchaeota archaeon, a genomic segment contains:
- a CDS encoding thioredoxin family protein, which produces MNKRNQAILIIALLSMTIFAGCGTSTETIEITKEGTFSESQCKAHNPNYEVIMIESKFCGHCKETLPKFLEACAELGVVPVVLDMAKAEDAELAEEKYKVSIRYTPTFIFGCDYLVGAQPSKEDYSSLIKAYQQYQ; this is translated from the coding sequence ATGAATAAAAGAAATCAAGCAATACTCATCATCGCGCTGCTCAGTATGACTATTTTTGCAGGCTGTGGAACCTCAACAGAAACAATTGAAATTACCAAAGAAGGAACTTTTTCAGAATCACAATGTAAAGCACATAATCCTAATTATGAAGTCATCATGATTGAATCAAAATTCTGTGGCCATTGTAAGGAAACACTCCCTAAATTTTTAGAAGCATGCGCAGAGCTTGGTGTTGTGCCAGTTGTTCTTGATATGGCCAAAGCAGAAGATGCCGAACTAGCAGAAGAAAAATATAAAGTAAGTATTAGATACACGCCTACTTTTATCTTTGGATGCGATTATTTAGTTGGCGCACAACCAAGTAAAGAAGACTATAGTTCCTTAATAAAAGCCTATCAACAATATCAATAA